A window of Ipomoea triloba cultivar NCNSP0323 chromosome 2, ASM357664v1 contains these coding sequences:
- the LOC116005298 gene encoding putative cyclic nucleotide-gated ion channel 7, with translation MAGKANCGFNIDGMASAIPPTNPSSMSIKLGVIRGSEGLMTFGRSLKCGVTRVVFPEDLKVSEKMIFDPQDKSLLFWNRLLVISCIFSVAVDPLFLYLPVFKSDEDHCLHIDSSLAYTTTTLRTIIDSFYLIRIILQFRTAYIAPSSRVLGRGELVIDPKEIASRYIHRYFIVDLLSILPLPQIVVLRFLNGSRGSDVVGTKRALVLLVILQSIPRFFRFLPLTSDLKKTSGVFAETAWLGAAYYMLWFMLASHIFGAYWYLLAVERKNFCWQKACLDSADCSPSYSLLFCSLDRDKTANLTDWRQITEDVLHKNCVADDDSPFNYGIYAQAVSSGILDSEKFIPKYCYCLWWGLQNLSTLGQGLETSTYPLEVLFSIALAIIGLLLVSILIGNMQTYLQSITVRLEEMRIKRRDSEQWMHHRVLPPELRERVRRYDQYKWLETRGVDEESLVQNLPVDLRRDIKRHLCLNLVRRVPLFANMDERLLDAICERLKPSLFTENTYIVREGDPVDEMLFVIRGRMESVTTDGGRSGFFNRGILKDSDFCGEELLTWALDPKAGANLPPSTRTVKALTEVEAFALIADELKFITTQFRRIHSRQVQHTFRFYSQQWRTWASMYIQVAWRRYTRRKNVELRHSEAGYDDEDDDNDETTLNPGISSSSSSSFSNRSIVATMYASRFAANALSKVRKFRSSSLIMKPPKPPEPDFDKEDLTNDQRFI, from the exons ATGGCTGGAAAGGCGAATTGTGGCTTTAATATAGACGGAATGGCTTCTGCTATACCACCTACCAATCCATCATCAATGTCAATAAAACTGGGAGTGATAAGAGGATCTGAAGGGCTAATGACATTCGGTCGATCACTGAAGTGTGGAGTTACCAGAGTTGTGTTCCCAGAAGATCTCAAGGTCTCTGAGAAAATGATATTTGATCCTCAGGACAAGTCCCTCCTGTTTTGGAATAGGCTTTTGGTTATTTCATGTATCTTTTCAGTAGCAGTTGATCCTCTATTTCTTTACCTTCCGGTTTTCAAGAGTGATGAAGACCACTGTCTTCACATAGATTCAAGTTTAGCATACACAACAACCACCTTGAGGACAATAATCGATTCGTTTTACCTCATCCGAATAATTCTCCAGTTTCGCACAGCTTACATTGCTCCCTCATCTCGGGTTTTGGGACGAGGTGAACTCGTGATAGATCCCAAAGAAATTGCATCCAGATACATACATCGTTATTTTATAGTCGATCTTCTTTCTATTCTCCCTCTGCCTCAG ATTGTGGTCTTGAGATTCCTTAATGGATCCCGAGGCTCGGATGTAGTAGGTACAAAGAGAGCTCTAGTTCTCCTTGTTATTCTTCAAAGCATTCCTAGATTTTTCCGGTTTTTACCTCTAACTTCGGACTTGAAAAAGACTTCTGGAGTGTTTGCTGAAACCGCGTGGCTTGGCGCTGCATATTACATGTTGTGGTTCATGCTGGCAAGTCAT atatttggagcctaCTGGTACCTATTAGCTGTGGAACGTAAAAATTTCTGCTGGCAAAAAGCGTGTTTAGATAGTGCAGATTGCAGTCCAAGTTATTCTTTACTGTTTTGTTCACTTGATAGAGATAAAACTGCAAATTTAACTGATTGGAGGCAGATAACTGAAGATGTTCTCCACAAAAACTGTGTTGCTGATGACGATTCTCCGTTTAACTATGGCATATATGCGCAAGCTGTGTCATCTGGTATTCTTGACTCTGAAAAATTCATCCCCAAATATTGTTATTGCTTGTGGTGGGGCTTGCAGAATTTGAG CACACTTGGGCAGGGTCTTGAAACAAGTACATATCCTTTGGAAGTTCTGTTTTCAATAGCATTGGCCATTATTGGGCTCCTGTTGGTTTCTATTCTCATTGGAAACATGCAG ACGTATCTTCAATCTATAACGGTTAGGCTGGAGGAGATGAGGATAAAAAGGCGCGACTCGGAGCAATGGATGCATCACAGGGTGTTGCCACCGGAGCTAAGGGAAAGAGTGAGGCGCTATGATCAATACAAATGGTTGGAAACAAGAGGTGTAGATGAAGAGAGTCTGGTGCAGAATCTGCCTGTAGATCTCAGAAGAGATATTAAGCGCCATCTTTGTCTGAATTTGGTTAGAAGG GTGCCTCTATTCGCAAACATGGATGAGAGGCTGCTGGACGCCATATGTGAGCGACTGAAGCCAAGCTTGTTCACAGAAAACACGTACATCGTCCGAGAGGGCGATCCAGTGGACGAGATGCTCTTCGTCATCCGCGGCCGCATGGAGAGCGTGACAACAGACGGTGGTAGAAGCGGCTTCTTCAACCGTGGCATTCTAAAGGATAGCGATTTCTGCGGGGAGGAGCTTCTCACATGGGCGCTAGACCCAAAAGCGGGGGCGAACTTGCCGCCATCAACCCGCACGGTGAAGGCCTTGACGGAAGTAGAAGCCTTTGCACTGATAGCCGATGAGTTGAAGTTCATCACCACCCAATTCCGGCGCATCCACAGTCGGCAAGTGCAGCACACTTTCCGGTTTTACTCGCAGCAGTGGAGGACGTGGGCTTCCATGTACATCCAGGTTGCGTGGCGGCGCTACACCCGCCGAAAAAATGTAGAGCTCCGCCACAGCGAGGCCGGCTACGACGACGAGGACGACGATAATGATGAAACCACGTTGAACCCTGGGATTTCGTCATCGTCCTCCTCCTCCTTTAGCAACAGAAGCATCGTCGCCACCATGTATGCTTCTCGGTTCGCTGCAAACGCACTGTCGAAGGTGCGCAAATTTAGATCTTCTAGCCTCATCATGAAACCTCCTAAGCCTCCTGAGCCCGACTTTGATAAAGAGGATCTCACTAATGATCAACGCTTCATTTGA